GGCCGGGGAATTGCGCCTGGTCGGAGCCCGAACGGTGGTGCTGGAGCGCCACCCGCAGCCGCGAGACATCCCGAAGGCCAGCGGCCTCGGCGGGCGGATCCTGGACCTGCTGCGCCACCGGGGAATTCTGGAGCGATTCGAGGAGGCCAGCAGCAATCCCCAGGTGGCCCCTCGATTTCCGTTCGGCACCATGCACCTGGACTTCACGCACCTGGCGGATCCGCCGATGCGGGCGCTTCCAATTCCGCAGCGGGAGGTCGAGCGACTGCTCGAGGAACGCGCGCGGGAACTCGGCGCTGACGTCCGTCGCGGACACGACGTGGTCGGGGTGACCCAGGACGATGCCACGGTGACCGCGGACGTGCGTGGGCCGGACGGGCCCGCGCGAGTGACCGCTCGATACCTGGTCGGTTGCGACGGTGGGCGCAGCCGGATCCGCGACCTCGCGGGGATCGCGTTCCCCGGCGTGACCTACCCGGAGGTCAACAGGCTGGGCCAGGTCACGGTGCCCGACTCGGTGACGGTGCTGGACAACGGTGACATCGACGTTCCCGGGCTGGGCCGGATCCGCGCGGGTTTCACGCGGACGGACCGCGGTGTGTTCGCGTTCGCGATCACCGCCGGCGTCCTGTTCGTGCAGATCACCGAGGACGAAACCACCGAGTACGACGACGACGAACCGCTGACCCTGACCGAACTCGCAGAGAGCGCTCGCCGTGTGCTCGGCGCGGACCTCCCGCTGGGGGAACCGATCCGGCTGTCGCGCTACACGTTCAAGGATCGGCAGGCCGAACGATACCGCCACGGGCGGATCATGCTGGCCGGCGACGCAGCCCATCTGTTCCCCGCCACCGGTACGGCACTCACCGTCGGCATGCTCGACACGGTCAACCTCGCCTGGAAGCTGGGCGCCGACATCCACGGCTGGGCGCCGGCCGGCCTGCTGGACACGTACCACGACGAGCGCCACCTCGCCGGCGCACGTGCACGGCTGCAGACCCGAGCCCAGGCGGCCATGAGGCGCGGACACGACCCGGCCGCCGAAGCGCTCCGGCAGGTCTTCCAGGAACTGGTCGTCGACGAGCCGGCGCTGCGCCGGATGGGAGCACTCGTCGCTCATGCCGACGTCCGCTACCCGATGCCGGGCACCGGGCACCACGCCTTGGCCGGCACCTTCGCACCCGACCTCATTCTGCACACCGACCGGGGCACAACCAGCGTCGCGGAGCTCATGCACACCGCACGGCCCGTCCTCCTCGACCTTGCCGACCGCCCCGAGTTGCGCCAGATTGCCGGAGACTGGGTCGCTCGCGTCGACATCCGCGCCGCGAAGACCGACACCCGACCAGCAGACGTCCTCCTGATCCGCCCCGACGGGCACGTCGCCTGGGCCGCGACGCTCGACGAACCCACCGTCACCGCCGGGGCCACGTTGCGAGACGCGCTCTCCCGCTGGTTCGGCACACCGCCAAAGCCAAGGGGAGTGCCAGCTGTCGAGTACGGCTGCTCGAACGGGCCGGCGTCGTGAAGGTGGTACGGACGCGGAAGGTGCGGGGACAGTTGGGGGCGCGGTTACAGGGCCCGGTCGCTCTGTTCCACCCGGCACCGCGCGAGCGCGTCGAGGGAGGTGCCAGGTGACCTCAGACGAGCGGAGGTTGCCGGCCGGGTTCGGGCGGCTGTGGGCTGCGCCTCGACACCCTCGCGGTCGACCAACCCGCCGCCTGGCAGCGGGTCGACGACCTCATCGCCACGAAGAAACCCCGCGGCTACGCCGCCGCCGTACAACTACTCGTCGACCTGCGCGACCTCGCTGAACGCGACGGAGACAGCGGGCTTTTCCGAAACCGGCTGGCCGAGCCACGGGCGGCGACGTCGGCGGCGGTGGGCTCCAGGTGTCCGTCGGGACCCGCAACCGGACATCGAACTGTGTCGTTGCTGGGTGGACCCCGGAGGTCGGGTGGCAGCGTTCGCCGCGCACGCCGGCCTCGCACCGATCTCCCGGGACTCCGGCCGCCGACAGGGCCACCAAATTCGACTCCCTGGGCTGCGACAACGGCGGTCCGGGGAACGTGGGTGAGCGTCGGCCACTCCCTGCCACCCCAGGTGAACCGACAGGTCGCTAGACTAGGCCCTCGCGCCCTCGTAGCTCAGGGGATAGAGCATCGGTTTCCTAAACCGTGTGTCGCAGGTTCGAATCCTGCCGGGGGCACCTCGAGAAACAGCCAAAACGCCACCTGAGCAGCGGATACCCCCGCGTCGACCGGTCGCCTGTGCATGTCACCCGGAGCCGCTATGTGCACCCGTGCGTGCGATGATCTTGGATGCTTGAATGCCGCTGTCCGTGCAGGTCAGCGCCCGTGACGGGTGAATGGGCCCGGCAGAGGCCGTTCGCGGAGAGTCGGGATCATCAGCGACCCGCCAGAAGCCGGATCTGCGGTACGTCCCGGCTCACCACGACCGGCACGGAGCAGTGCCGACAAGACCCGGATGAGGGCCGGACGACGTTGGTCTGGGTGTCGACCTCGCCCGGCTTCTCCGCCTCCGGACAGCGGTAGCCCAGATTGAGCCGGACCCAGGGTGCTCGGGTGAGGGCAGCGCCAGGCTCGTTCCGCTTCGCGTCGTGGAACGGTGCCCACCAGTAGTCGACCACTGCACGCAGGCTGGTCTGGTCACGTTCTTCGCAATGGTCGAAGGCCGCGATGCGGCCGGCGGAGTAGTGCCGGCCGAACTCGTCAGCTGAGGGCTGGGGGTCGAGGGTCGAGGGGCCGAGGGTCGGAAGGCCGTGCGCCGCCGAGTGGCGCAACCGGGCCGGCCCCGGAGAGGCTCCGGCAGTACCGTTCCCTCAACCTCGACGGAGCGATTCCACCGCCTGGCCCGGACGTCGGATTCCTGGGTGCCCAGGTCGACGCTCCGTGGCCGGCTCGCTCGGTGTCGAGTCGTCTCCCGTCGTCGACGGTACGAGCAGGGCGACGACCGCTGCCATGATCGTCTCGACGGCCGGCGTCCCGTCGTCCGAGGTGTCGATCTCGACCACGGCGTCGACGCCCGCCGGTGGCGCGAAGATCGACCGCTTCATCTCGCCCCGCTGGAACAGGGACAGGAGTTGCTGGTCGACGGCTCCACCGTCGGCCGCCCGAGCGGCGAGCCGCCGGCCGATGACCGCCTCCTGGGCGACGACGTGCACAGCCAGCACTCGGGTGCTCGGGGGCAGCACAGCCAGCAGCTCGTCGGAGAGCACCGAGGACTCGACGACGAAGCTCACTCCCGAGGACGCCAGCAGTCGGACGGCGTCCACCATGACGCCCTCAGCCCGGCGGCTGACGGGACCGCCGGCGACGTGGAAGTCCTGGCCGAGCCGGACCCGGCCGTCGTGGGCGACGGAGGCGGAGGACAGCCCGAGGCCCACCTTGAATTCGTCCCGGGTCAGGAACGGGATGCCGAGACGGCCAGCCGTGGCAGCGGCAATGGTGGTCTTCCCGGCTCCGGGGCACCCGCATACAGCGATCACCACAGGCCGTTCGGTCACCATCCGTCGATCTTGGCAGACCAACAGACGCGTCGTGAGGAAGGGATACCGCTCGAACCCCCTCGGCCACCAGCGACCGTCCTCGGCGTTCCGCCACTCTCGGGTGATTCGAAAGCGACAGAACCCCACATTCATGTCCAGACGGGCAGGGTGCGTGGAGGTGGACCCCGACCGTCGAGGTCACTGATCGCTGGAGGGCAACCCTATGTTCCGTCGGCTCACCCACGCTGTGCTGCGGGTTCCCGTCGTGCTCGTCACCTCGTGCGGCCTCGTTCTCTCCGCCGGCGGATCGGCCGGGGTGGGCGCGGTTCCCGAGGCTGTCGGGTACCGGGCCGACGGCGGTCCGGCTCCGGACGACCCGGTGGACCGGCGGATCCGAACGGTGATGGCGGAGATGAGCCTGGCGCAGAAGGTCGGCCAGATGTTCGTCCTCCAGGTGAACGGGGACACCGCGACGACGACGAACCCCACCGATGTGGCGGCCAACCAGGCGCTCTACGGCAGTGACGTCCGCAACGGGGCGGAGCTGCTGGCGAAGTTCCACCCCGGCGGCATCATCTACTTCACCAACACCAACAACCTGAACAACCCGCAGCAGGTCGCGCTGCTGTCGAACGGTCTGCAACGGGCGGCGTCGGCCGACCACGGCGTACCGCTGCAGATCAGCACCGACCAGGAGGGTGGCGTCGTCACCCGGATCCCGCCCCCGTCGGCGATCTCGCCGGGCAACATGGCGATCGGGGCGACGTTCGACCGCGACGTGTCGTTCTCGACGGCCGCGGTGACCGGCAGGCAGCTCCGGGCGATGGGCATCAACATGGACCACGCGCCCGTGGTGGACGTCAACACCAACCCCCGCAACACGGCCGACGGGACGCGTGCCTTCAGCGACCGGACCGAGACGGTGTCCGCGTTCGGCGCCGCAGCCGTCCTCGGGTACCAGGGCAGCGGGGTGGCTGCCACGGCGAAGCACTTCCCCGGCCTGGGCGACGCGGAGGCCAACCCCGACACGGGGATCGCGGTCGTCGACGCGACCCGCGAGGAGATGCTGCGTACGCACATTCCGCCGTTCCGGGCGGCGATCGCCGCCGGAGTGAAGTCGATCATGCCGACGGCGGTGATCGTGCCCGCGCTGGATCCCTCCCTGACGCCGGCCATCCTGTCCCGGCCCATCGTGACCGGGCTGCTGCGCGACACGCTGCACTACGACGGCGTGGTCGTCACCGATGCGCTGCGCGCCGACGCGCTGGCGGCCATCCCGCAGGAGGAGGTGATCCTCGGCGCGATCCGGGCCGGCAATGACGAGTTGCTCCTGCCCACGGATCCGCCCGCCGCCATCGCCACGGTGCTCGACGCGGTACGCACCGGCGCCGTGAGCCGGCACCGCATCGACCAGTCGGTGTACCGGATCCTGCGGATGAAGGCCGAGCTGGGGCTCTTCGACGACCCGTTCACCACGAGCGAGGCGGTCGACTCGACGGTCGGCACGCCTGCCGCCCAGCAGGTCATGGCGGACGCCGCGCGTCGCTCGATCACCCTGCTGCGCAACCAGGCCGGTGTGCTGCCGTTGCCGGCGAACTCCGGTCGCCACGTGCTGGTCACCGGCTGGGGCGTCAACGCGGTGCCGTCCCTGGCCAACCAACTGTCGTCCAAGGGCCTGGTCGCGACCCCGATGTGGACCGGGTCGCCGGACCAACAGACGATCCGCCAGGTGGTGGCGGCGGCCGGCGCGAGTGACGTGGTCGTGGTGCTGACCAACAACGCCTGGGGCGACGTGAACCAGCAGAACCTCGTCACCGCGCTGCTGGCGACGAACACCCCGGTGGTGACCGTCTCCGTCGGCGGACCGTACGACATCGCCTACTTCCCGGCCGCGCCCACCTACGTGGCGGCGTACGGCTACCGGGACGTCTCACTCGTCGCCCTGGCGGATGTCCTGGTCGGGGCGGAGCCGGTCGGCCGCCTCCCGGTCACCGTCCGGACCCCGGACGACACGCGCGTCCTCTACCCCTACGGTTCGGGCATCGGCTACCAGAGGTCGACTCCGGGCGGGTCGGCGGCCGACCGGGGCAGGTGACCGGCCGAGCCCACGGTGACGAGCGGCCGGCGAGGCAGCCTCGCCGGCCGCTCGTCAGGTCCGCCGCGATCTGTCCGCCGGGTCGGTGACGGGGCAGCGACCGTCGGTGGCCGTGGTCGATACTGCGGATCCGAGTATCGACAGGAGAGTCGTGAACAGTCATACACAGTGGATCCTCAGTGCCCTCGCCGTTCCGCTCGTCCTGCTGGCGGGCCACGGCGCGGTCGGGCTGGGTCAGGCGTCGGCGCCGTCGTCGCGGCAGGAGGTGGGCACCATTCCGGGCAGCGTCGCCGAGTACCCGTCGATGACCGCGCTGCGCAAGGTCGAGAAGGAGGGGGAGGCCTACGACCTCACCTGGACGGTCACCGGCTCACCGCTGATCGTCGTCGCCCCGCACGGCGGCGCGATCGAGCCGCGTACCAGCGAGATCGCGAGCGCGATCGCGGGCGCCGAGCACACCCAGTGCCAGTTCAAGGGCACGCTGCCGGCCGGCCAGAACTTCCCGAGGCTGCACGTGACCAGCACCAACTGGGACGTCGAGGAGTGCCTGATCCTGATCCGCCAGCGGACGCACGCGTTGTCGATCCACGGCATGGCCGGCTCGGACAAGACGGTCCACATCGGTGGGCGGGACGCCGCCACCGGTGCCGAGTTGGCGGCGGCCCTGGGCGCCATCGACGGCATCAACGTGGTCTACCCCGCGACCGGTAACGTCGCCGGCACGCTGCCGGAGAACTTCGTCAACAAGGACGCCGACGGTCAAGGGGTCCAGCTCGAACTGACGAACGCCCTGCGGATGGAGCTGTTCCCGACGAAGGACGCGCCGCCCTCGTCGCGCGGGCAGGCGTTCGTCGACGCCGTGCGGGGCGTGTACTCCTGACCGTTCCCCGCCGGCCCGCGTGAGCCCGCGGTGGGTGGCGCTCGCTGCCGAGTGGTCCGGATGGAAGGCGGCTGCCGTGCCGGTACGGCAGCCGCCTTTCGCGTACCGGTGGGGGCCCGCCGAGCGGCCCGGAGGGCGGGACATCCACCTCCGTCGCACCCCGTTACCGTTTCGTTACTTCCCTGGAGCGACGTCAGCCAATATGTTGTCCCTTACAACAATCGACGGAGAGCGTTCTCACGTCACCCTACCGTGACGCACCGCCCGTACCCGTCGGTGACGCCCGTCTGTCCACCCGCCGCGAGCCCCGCCGGCGCGCGGTCGATCCACCCTGCCCGCGTACCCCCACCCCCACCACAGGAGGCACCGTGCACCCCGACCCTGATCGCAGGCGGCGGGGCGGTTCCCGTACCCGGACCGCCGCCCTGCTCGCCCTCGCCCTGCCCGCGTCGTTACTGGTCACACCGACGGTGGCGCAGGCCGTGCCGGACCACGTCACGGCCCGCGCCGTCGCCGCCGAGCCGCCGCCGGCCGGCGTCCGGCGGACCGTCGAGGACTACGAGGACGGCGTCCCGCCCGAGGTCGCGCTCTTCGCCTCCACCGACGCCGAGCGGCCCGAGGTGGCCACCGTCGCGACGGGCGACCGGCCGGGCGCGGGTGACGGCGACGACGCCTTCGCCGTCCGGTACGACATCGACGGCTGGGGCGGCTTCACCCACAACTTCACCGCCCCGGACGGCCACCAGGACTGGCGGGCGTACGACGGGTTCTCGTTCTGGGTCAAGGGGGAGGGCAGCGGCCGGAGCGTCCAGTTCGAGATCAAGGACGGTGGCGCGCACGGCGAGGCGTCGGAGCTGTGGGAGTCGTCCTTCGTCGACGACTCCACCGGCTGGAAGCAGGTCCGCACGACCTTCCCGGAATTCGCCTGGCGCACCAGCTACCAGCCGGCCGACGGTCCGAAGGACCGGGAACTCCAGCTCGACCGGATGTGGGGGTTCGCGGTCAACCTGCCGCAGGGCGCCGGTGAGCTGCGCTTCGACCAGGTGGAGCTGTTCACCAACGTGGCGACGGTCGCCGACTTCGAGGCCCCGCGCCCGCCGCTGGACCCGCCCGCGGGGCAGCCCGGTGTCTCCACCTTCGCCGGCGACGCCTCCCGCGTGCCGAAGCTGAGCTACGTCGACGCGCCCCGCGACGGCGCGCCCGCCGGCAACCAGGCCCTGGCCGTGGCGGTCGACACCACCACCAGCTGGGCGGGCTTCTCGCACAATCTGAGTTTCGACACCGACCCGCAGGACTGGAGCCGCTTCGGCGGGTTCCGGTTCTGGTACTTCAGCCCGCTGACCGTGCCGCCGGCCGCGCCCGGCGCCGGCCGCCGGATCGACCTGGAGATCAAGGACGGCGGGGCGGACGCCGACCACAGCGAGCTCTGGACCACCAGCTTCACCGAGGACTGGGTCGGCTGGCGGCTGGTCGAGATCCCCTTCTCCCGGTTCGCGTACCGGACCGACTACCAGCCCGTCGGCGGCATCAACAAGGAGTTGGACCTCGACCGGATGTGGGGCTACGCCATGCAGCCCCGCTCCGGCTACGCCGACACCTTCCGCATCGACGACGTCCAGGTGTACGGCGTACCCGAGGTGAAGCCGACCGTGCGGGTGGACGCCACCCCGGCGGTCAGCCTGCTCGACGAGGGTGGGTCGGCGACCGTGACGCTCCGGCTCACCACCACCGGTGGCGCGCCGCTGGAGCGCGACGTGACCCTCCGGTACGCCACGGGCAGCGGGTCCGCCACCGCCGGCGAGGACTACGAGCCGGTCGAGGGTGAGTTCGTCCTCCCCGCCGGCACCGCGTCCGGCACCACCCGGCAGATCACCGTGTCCACACGCCCCGACGACCGGGCCGAGACGGCGGAGAACATCCCGCTGACCATCTCCGGCAGCGGCGTCGCCGTCACCGAGGACCTGCCGAACATCGTGGTCAACGCGCACGGCCTGCCGTACCTGGACGCGTCGCGGCCGGTCCGGGAGCGGGTCGCGGACCTGCTCGGGCGGATGTCGGTGGAGGAGAAGGTCGGCCAGATGACCCAGGCCGAGCGCAACGCCCTCGACGCCCCCGACGACCCGGCCACCTGGCGGCTCGGCTCGCTGCTCTCCGGCGGCGGCTCGGTGCCCGACCCGAACACCCCGGCGTCCTGGGCGGACATGGTCGACGGCTACCAGACCCGCGCGCTGCAGACCCGGTTGCAGATCCCGCTGGTCTACGGCGTCGACTCGGTGCACGGCCACGGCAACCTCCGGGGCGCCACGATCTTCCCGCACAACATCGGGCTCGGCGCGGCCCGTGACCCGGGCCTGGTCGAGCGGGCCGGGCACGTCACCGCGAAGGAGACCCGGGCGACCGGGCCGCAGTGGGCGTTCGCGCCCTGTGTCTGCGTGGCCCGCGACGACCGGTGGGGGCGTACCTACGAGTCCTTCGGGGAGGACCCGGCGCTGGTGGTCGCCAACGAGACGGTGATCGACGGGCTCCAGGGCCGCTCGCTCGCCGACCGCGACAACGCCGACCGGGTGCTCGCCTCGGTGAAGCACTACGCCGGCGACGGCGGGACCACGTACCAGCCGGGCAGTGGGGGGTACCGGATCGACCAGGGCGTCACCACGATGAGCCGGGCCGAGTTCGACCGCGTCCACCTCGGGCCGTACGTGCCGGCGGTGCGCCGGCACCACGCCGGGACGATCATGCCGTCGTACTCCAGCGTAGACTTCACCGACGACGGGGTGGGCAACCCGGTCAAGATGCACGCCCACAAGGAGCTGCTCACCGACGTCCTCAAGCAGAAGATCGGCTTCGACGGCTTCCTGATCAGCGACTACGCCGCGATCGACCAGATCCCCGGCGACTACGCCAGTGACGTGCGCACCTCGATCAACGCCGGACTCGACATGATCATGGTGCCGAACGAGTACCAGCGCTTCGAGGAGACGCTGCTCGCGGAGATCGAGGCCGGGACGGTGCCGATGTCCCGCATCGACGACGCGGTCGGCCGGATCCTGACCCAGAAGTTCCACCTCGGCCTCTTCGAGCAGCCGTTCACCGACCGGACCCACCTGGCCGACGTGGGCTCGCCCGCGCACCGGGCGGTGGCCCGCGAGGCGGCGGCGAAGTCGCAGGTGCTGCTCCGCGACAACGGTCGGGTGCTGCC
This genomic interval from Micromonospora coxensis contains the following:
- a CDS encoding FAD-dependent monooxygenase; translated protein: METDVIIVGAGPAGLMLAGELRLVGARTVVLERHPQPRDIPKASGLGGRILDLLRHRGILERFEEASSNPQVAPRFPFGTMHLDFTHLADPPMRALPIPQREVERLLEERARELGADVRRGHDVVGVTQDDATVTADVRGPDGPARVTARYLVGCDGGRSRIRDLAGIAFPGVTYPEVNRLGQVTVPDSVTVLDNGDIDVPGLGRIRAGFTRTDRGVFAFAITAGVLFVQITEDETTEYDDDEPLTLTELAESARRVLGADLPLGEPIRLSRYTFKDRQAERYRHGRIMLAGDAAHLFPATGTALTVGMLDTVNLAWKLGADIHGWAPAGLLDTYHDERHLAGARARLQTRAQAAMRRGHDPAAEALRQVFQELVVDEPALRRMGALVAHADVRYPMPGTGHHALAGTFAPDLILHTDRGTTSVAELMHTARPVLLDLADRPELRQIAGDWVARVDIRAAKTDTRPADVLLIRPDGHVAWAATLDEPTVTAGATLRDALSRWFGTPPKPRGVPAVEYGCSNGPAS
- a CDS encoding AAA family ATPase, whose protein sequence is MNVGFCRFRITREWRNAEDGRWWPRGFERYPFLTTRLLVCQDRRMVTERPVVIAVCGCPGAGKTTIAAATAGRLGIPFLTRDEFKVGLGLSSASVAHDGRVRLGQDFHVAGGPVSRRAEGVMVDAVRLLASSGVSFVVESSVLSDELLAVLPPSTRVLAVHVVAQEAVIGRRLAARAADGGAVDQQLLSLFQRGEMKRSIFAPPAGVDAVVEIDTSDDGTPAVETIMAAVVALLVPSTTGDDSTPSEPATERRPGHPGIRRPGQAVESLRRG
- a CDS encoding glycoside hydrolase family 3 protein encodes the protein MFRRLTHAVLRVPVVLVTSCGLVLSAGGSAGVGAVPEAVGYRADGGPAPDDPVDRRIRTVMAEMSLAQKVGQMFVLQVNGDTATTTNPTDVAANQALYGSDVRNGAELLAKFHPGGIIYFTNTNNLNNPQQVALLSNGLQRAASADHGVPLQISTDQEGGVVTRIPPPSAISPGNMAIGATFDRDVSFSTAAVTGRQLRAMGINMDHAPVVDVNTNPRNTADGTRAFSDRTETVSAFGAAAVLGYQGSGVAATAKHFPGLGDAEANPDTGIAVVDATREEMLRTHIPPFRAAIAAGVKSIMPTAVIVPALDPSLTPAILSRPIVTGLLRDTLHYDGVVVTDALRADALAAIPQEEVILGAIRAGNDELLLPTDPPAAIATVLDAVRTGAVSRHRIDQSVYRILRMKAELGLFDDPFTTSEAVDSTVGTPAAQQVMADAARRSITLLRNQAGVLPLPANSGRHVLVTGWGVNAVPSLANQLSSKGLVATPMWTGSPDQQTIRQVVAAAGASDVVVVLTNNAWGDVNQQNLVTALLATNTPVVTVSVGGPYDIAYFPAAPTYVAAYGYRDVSLVALADVLVGAEPVGRLPVTVRTPDDTRVLYPYGSGIGYQRSTPGGSAADRGR
- a CDS encoding poly-gamma-glutamate hydrolase family protein; this encodes MNSHTQWILSALAVPLVLLAGHGAVGLGQASAPSSRQEVGTIPGSVAEYPSMTALRKVEKEGEAYDLTWTVTGSPLIVVAPHGGAIEPRTSEIASAIAGAEHTQCQFKGTLPAGQNFPRLHVTSTNWDVEECLILIRQRTHALSIHGMAGSDKTVHIGGRDAATGAELAAALGAIDGINVVYPATGNVAGTLPENFVNKDADGQGVQLELTNALRMELFPTKDAPPSSRGQAFVDAVRGVYS
- a CDS encoding carbohydrate binding domain-containing protein → MHPDPDRRRRGGSRTRTAALLALALPASLLVTPTVAQAVPDHVTARAVAAEPPPAGVRRTVEDYEDGVPPEVALFASTDAERPEVATVATGDRPGAGDGDDAFAVRYDIDGWGGFTHNFTAPDGHQDWRAYDGFSFWVKGEGSGRSVQFEIKDGGAHGEASELWESSFVDDSTGWKQVRTTFPEFAWRTSYQPADGPKDRELQLDRMWGFAVNLPQGAGELRFDQVELFTNVATVADFEAPRPPLDPPAGQPGVSTFAGDASRVPKLSYVDAPRDGAPAGNQALAVAVDTTTSWAGFSHNLSFDTDPQDWSRFGGFRFWYFSPLTVPPAAPGAGRRIDLEIKDGGADADHSELWTTSFTEDWVGWRLVEIPFSRFAYRTDYQPVGGINKELDLDRMWGYAMQPRSGYADTFRIDDVQVYGVPEVKPTVRVDATPAVSLLDEGGSATVTLRLTTTGGAPLERDVTLRYATGSGSATAGEDYEPVEGEFVLPAGTASGTTRQITVSTRPDDRAETAENIPLTISGSGVAVTEDLPNIVVNAHGLPYLDASRPVRERVADLLGRMSVEEKVGQMTQAERNALDAPDDPATWRLGSLLSGGGSVPDPNTPASWADMVDGYQTRALQTRLQIPLVYGVDSVHGHGNLRGATIFPHNIGLGAARDPGLVERAGHVTAKETRATGPQWAFAPCVCVARDDRWGRTYESFGEDPALVVANETVIDGLQGRSLADRDNADRVLASVKHYAGDGGTTYQPGSGGYRIDQGVTTMSRAEFDRVHLGPYVPAVRRHHAGTIMPSYSSVDFTDDGVGNPVKMHAHKELLTDVLKQKIGFDGFLISDYAAIDQIPGDYASDVRTSINAGLDMIMVPNEYQRFEETLLAEIEAGTVPMSRIDDAVGRILTQKFHLGLFEQPFTDRTHLADVGSPAHRAVAREAAAKSQVLLRDNGRVLPLPTTGKVYVAGGNADDVGAQAGGWTITWQGGNGDITPGTSIVEGIRQVAPDAEVTFSADASAPLAGHDRAVVVIGERPYAEGQGDVGNNGFTMTVSAAERDLVRKVCAAVADCVVLVVSGRPLVLDDALAGADAVVASWLPGTEGAGVADVLFGKRPFTGRLPVSWPRSLAQEPVNVGDAGYDPLYPYGWGLRTDPTRDRVRELRAGLAAVEGDGRIRAALALLDRSLRDGRSWHADGSVRDERRVVKDLVAVSALLALTERDGAAQHELLVSALRDVAQAAIARDGTTAASAGRTSTLTADAEHALLVGEPTRAVLKLAEAWRVAAG